The Candidatus Methylomirabilota bacterium genome contains the following window.
CGCGGCCGGACTTCGCGGAAGGCTGGAACAAGCGCGCCACCATCTACTTCTTGACCGGGGAGTACGAGAAATCGCTCAAGGACTGCGACGAGGTCGTGAAGCGCAACCCGCATCACTGGGGCGTGCTCAGCGGCTACGGGCAGATCTATCTCCGGCTCGGCCAGCCGGAGCAGGCCCTCGCGTACTTCCAGCGCGCGCTGCAGGTCAATCCCAATCTCGCGCAGGTCGAAGCCATGATCGAACAGCTCAAGCAGGTGCTCATCGAGAAGCGCAAGGGCACCATCTAGGCATTCCACCGTCCCCCAAGGAGGACCACCCGTGCCGCTCTCCAGCCAGCAGATCGACGCCCTCACCAAGATCACCAGCCCCAGCGTCGCCAATGCCATCGAGACCTTCAAGATTCGCCCGCGGGAAGTCGGCAATGTCTCCTCGGAGATCCGCGGGCTCTTTCCCGAGCTCGGCCCCCTCGTCGGGTACGCCGCCACCTGCATCATCCGCGCCGAGCAGGGCCCCATCGACGGTCATCGCGCCAGCACCTACGGCTGGTGGGATTTCGTGCTGAGCATTCCCGCGCCGCGGGTCATCGTCGTCCACGATCTCGACGAGCCGCGCGGCCAGGGCGCCCAGTGGGGCGAGGTGCAGGCCAACATCCACCGCGCCCTCGGCTGCGTCGGCGTGGTCACGGATGGCTCCGTGCGCGATCTGGACGAGGTCCGCGCCCTGAAGTTCCAGTTCGCGGCCGCCCACATCTCCGTCTCCCACGCCAACGTCCACATGGTCGACTTCGGCATCCCCGTCAAGGTGGGCGGCGTGTGGATCAAGCCGGGCGATCTCGTCCATCTCGATCAGCACGGCGTGGTCACCATCCCCGAGGAGATCGCCCCCCAGATCCCCGCGGCCATCGCCAAGGTCGAAGCCGACGAGAAGAAGATCATCTCCACCTGCCAGGCCTCGGGCTTCTCCGTGGACAAGCTCAAGGAGCTCTACAAGCAGATCCGCCCCGGCACGTACTGAGCGCGGGCGATGTCGCCTGACCGTCGGATCCGTTTCGGGGCGCTGCTCCGCCAGGCCGACAATCGCTGGCCGGCCATCGCGGAGTCCGCGCGCATCTGCGACGACCTCGGCTTCGACTCCATCTACT
Protein-coding sequences here:
- a CDS encoding RraA family protein → MPLSSQQIDALTKITSPSVANAIETFKIRPREVGNVSSEIRGLFPELGPLVGYAATCIIRAEQGPIDGHRASTYGWWDFVLSIPAPRVIVVHDLDEPRGQGAQWGEVQANIHRALGCVGVVTDGSVRDLDEVRALKFQFAAAHISVSHANVHMVDFGIPVKVGGVWIKPGDLVHLDQHGVVTIPEEIAPQIPAAIAKVEADEKKIISTCQASGFSVDKLKELYKQIRPGTY